From Klebsiella electrica, the proteins below share one genomic window:
- the cra gene encoding catabolite repressor/activator: MKLDEIARLAGVSRTTASYVINGKAKQYRVSDKTVEKVMAVVREHNYHPNAVAAGLRAGRTRSIGLVIPDLENTSYTRIANYLERQARQRGYQLLIACSEDQPDNEMRCIEHLLQRQVDAIIVSTSLPPEHPFYQRWANDPFPIVALDRALDREHFTSVVGADQDDAEMLAAELRKFPGENVLYLGALPELSVSFLREQGFRTAWNDDPREVQYLYANSFEREAAGQLFEKWLETHPMPQALFTTSFPLLQGVMDVTLRREGKLPSELAIATFGDNELLDFLQCPVLAVAQRHRDVAERVLEIVLASLDEPRKPKPGLSRIRRNLYRRGSLNRR; encoded by the coding sequence GTGAAACTGGATGAAATCGCCCGGCTGGCCGGTGTCTCGCGTACCACCGCTAGCTATGTGATTAACGGTAAAGCGAAACAGTACCGCGTCAGCGACAAAACGGTCGAAAAGGTGATGGCCGTCGTTCGTGAGCACAACTACCATCCGAATGCGGTCGCTGCCGGCTTGCGTGCAGGACGCACGCGTTCTATTGGTCTGGTGATTCCCGATCTGGAAAATACCAGCTATACCCGTATTGCTAACTATCTTGAGCGTCAGGCGCGCCAGCGCGGCTATCAGCTGCTGATTGCCTGTTCGGAAGATCAGCCTGATAACGAAATGCGCTGTATTGAGCATCTGTTACAGCGCCAGGTGGATGCGATTATCGTCTCGACGTCACTTCCGCCAGAGCATCCGTTCTATCAGCGCTGGGCCAACGATCCTTTCCCGATTGTCGCCCTTGACCGTGCGCTCGATCGCGAGCACTTCACCAGCGTTGTTGGCGCCGATCAGGATGATGCCGAAATGCTGGCCGCTGAACTGCGCAAATTCCCGGGGGAAAACGTTCTGTATCTTGGCGCGTTACCGGAGCTGTCGGTCAGTTTCCTGCGTGAACAGGGCTTCCGTACCGCGTGGAATGACGATCCGCGGGAAGTGCAGTATCTGTACGCCAACAGCTTTGAACGCGAAGCGGCAGGGCAGCTGTTTGAGAAATGGCTGGAAACACATCCCATGCCGCAGGCGCTGTTCACAACGTCATTTCCGCTGTTGCAGGGGGTGATGGACGTGACGCTGCGCCGGGAAGGGAAGCTGCCGTCCGAGCTGGCTATTGCGACCTTCGGCGACAATGAACTGCTCGATTTCCTGCAGTGCCCGGTACTGGCCGTGGCCCAGCGTCACCGCGATGTGGCTGAACGCGTGCTGGAAATTGTGCTCGCCAGCCTCGACGAACCGCGTAAGCCAAAACCGGGCTTAAGCCGTATCCGTCGTAATTTGTATCGCCGGGGAAGTTTGAATCGTCGCTGA
- the ilvN gene encoding acetolactate synthase small subunit, which yields MRRILSVLLENESGALSRVIGLFAQRGYNIESLTVAPTDDPTLSRMTIQTVGDEKAIEQIEKQLHKLVDVLRVSELGQNSHVEREIMLVKVQASGFGREEVKRNTEIFRGQIIDVTPSLYTVQLVGTSDKLDAFLASLRDVARIVEVARSGVVGLSRGDKIMR from the coding sequence ATGCGCCGGATATTATCTGTCTTACTGGAAAACGAATCAGGCGCCTTATCACGCGTCATCGGTCTTTTCGCGCAGCGCGGCTATAACATTGAAAGCCTGACGGTCGCCCCCACCGACGATCCGACGCTTTCAAGAATGACTATCCAGACCGTGGGCGATGAAAAAGCCATCGAGCAAATTGAAAAACAGCTGCATAAGCTGGTGGATGTTCTGCGCGTCAGCGAACTGGGGCAGAATTCGCACGTTGAGCGTGAAATTATGCTGGTGAAAGTCCAGGCGAGCGGTTTTGGCCGTGAAGAGGTGAAGCGCAACACGGAGATTTTCCGCGGGCAAATCATCGATGTCACGCCGTCGCTGTATACCGTCCAGCTGGTAGGGACCAGCGATAAACTGGACGCTTTTCTGGCTTCCTTGCGCGATGTTGCGCGTATTGTCGAAGTGGCGCGCTCCGGTGTGGTCGGACTGTCGCGCGGCGACAAAATCATGCGCTGA
- the leuB gene encoding 3-isopropylmalate dehydrogenase: MSKNYHIAVLPGDGIGPEVMNQAMKVLEAVRHRFDMRITTSQYDVGGIAIDRQGTPLPQATVEGCEQADAILFGSVGGPKWEHLPPAGQPERGALLPLRKHFKLFSNLRPAKLYQGLEEFCPLRADIAANGFDILCVRELTGGIYFGQPKGREGSGQHEKAFDTEVYHRFEIERIAHIAFQSARKRRNKVTSIDKANVLQSSILWREVVNEIAKEYPDVELAHMYIDNATMQLIKDPSQFDVLLCSNLFGDILSDECAMITGSMGMLPSASLNEQGFGLYEPAGGSAPDIAGKNIANPIAQILSLALLLRYSLNADDAATAIENAINRALEEGVRTGDLARGTAAVSTDEMGDIIARYVAEGV; encoded by the coding sequence ATGTCGAAGAATTACCATATTGCTGTTTTGCCAGGTGATGGCATTGGCCCGGAAGTCATGAACCAGGCGATGAAAGTACTGGAAGCCGTTCGTCACCGTTTTGATATGCGCATTACCACCAGTCAGTATGACGTCGGCGGCATCGCTATCGACCGTCAGGGTACCCCGCTGCCGCAGGCGACCGTAGAAGGTTGCGAGCAGGCCGATGCGATCCTGTTCGGCTCCGTAGGCGGCCCGAAATGGGAACATCTGCCGCCGGCTGGTCAGCCGGAGCGCGGCGCGCTGCTGCCGCTGCGTAAACATTTCAAACTGTTCAGCAACCTGCGTCCGGCGAAGCTGTACCAGGGGCTGGAAGAGTTTTGCCCGCTGCGCGCGGATATCGCCGCCAACGGCTTCGACATTCTGTGCGTCCGCGAATTAACCGGCGGCATCTACTTCGGCCAGCCGAAAGGCCGCGAAGGCAGCGGTCAACACGAGAAAGCGTTTGATACCGAGGTCTATCATCGCTTTGAAATCGAGCGCATCGCGCATATTGCGTTCCAGTCCGCACGTAAACGACGTAATAAAGTGACTTCTATTGATAAAGCGAACGTTCTGCAGTCATCTATTCTGTGGCGCGAAGTGGTCAACGAGATTGCCAAAGAATACCCGGACGTTGAGCTGGCGCACATGTACATCGACAACGCCACGATGCAGTTGATTAAAGACCCGTCCCAGTTCGACGTTCTGCTGTGCTCCAACCTGTTCGGCGACATCCTGTCTGACGAATGCGCCATGATCACCGGTTCAATGGGCATGCTGCCGTCGGCCAGCCTCAATGAACAAGGTTTTGGTCTGTATGAACCGGCAGGCGGCTCAGCCCCGGATATCGCGGGCAAGAATATCGCCAACCCTATCGCGCAGATCCTCTCTCTGGCGCTGCTGCTGCGCTACAGCCTGAATGCCGATGACGCGGCAACAGCGATTGAGAATGCTATCAACCGTGCATTAGAAGAAGGCGTACGTACCGGCGATTTAGCGCGTGGTACGGCGGCGGTCAGTACCGATGAAATGGGCGATATCATTGCCCGCTATGTCGCTGAAGGGGTGTAA
- the aroD gene encoding type I 3-dehydroquinate dehydratase, which translates to MTTAVTIKNITFQEGATLICVPLIGQTLDELQTHAHTLAEAGADLIEWRVDHFIRVHEQQQVLLALTEIRRLLADMPLLFTFRSYKEGGETELADDAYFALNRLAVTSGLVDIIDIELFNDEASIRALIDEAHAAGVKVIMSNHDFHKTPAQEEIIARLRRMQDLGADLPKIAVMPQSPHDVLTLLSATLVMKEQYATRPLITMSMGKPGGISRVTGRLFGSAMTFGSVGQASAPGQIAVRQLREMMNILS; encoded by the coding sequence ATGACGACAGCTGTCACCATTAAAAACATCACCTTTCAGGAAGGCGCCACGTTAATTTGCGTGCCGCTGATCGGCCAGACGCTCGATGAGCTGCAAACCCATGCCCATACCCTGGCGGAGGCCGGAGCCGATCTTATCGAATGGCGCGTCGACCACTTTATCCGCGTCCATGAACAACAACAGGTCCTGCTGGCGCTGACGGAGATTCGCCGGCTGCTCGCCGATATGCCGCTGCTGTTCACCTTTCGCAGCTACAAAGAGGGGGGTGAAACGGAACTTGCCGATGACGCGTACTTCGCCCTCAACCGCCTGGCCGTCACCAGCGGGCTGGTGGACATCATTGATATTGAGCTCTTCAATGACGAAGCGTCGATCCGGGCGTTGATCGATGAAGCTCATGCCGCCGGGGTGAAGGTGATTATGAGCAATCATGATTTCCACAAAACGCCGGCGCAGGAAGAGATCATCGCCCGGCTACGTCGGATGCAGGATCTGGGTGCCGATCTGCCGAAAATCGCGGTCATGCCTCAGTCGCCGCACGACGTGCTGACGTTACTGTCTGCCACTCTGGTGATGAAAGAACAGTACGCCACCCGCCCGTTAATCACGATGTCGATGGGCAAACCGGGCGGCATCAGCCGGGTCACCGGACGCCTGTTCGGCTCAGCGATGACGTTTGGCAGCGTGGGTCAGGCATCGGCACCCGGACAAATTGCCGTGCGTCAGCTGCGGGAAATGATGAATATTCTGTCCTGA
- the leuA gene encoding 2-isopropylmalate synthase produces the protein MSQQVIIFDTTLRDGEQALQASLSVKEKLQIAMALERMGVDVMEVGFPVSSPGDFESVQTIARTIKNSRVCALARCVEKDIDVAAESLKVAEAFRIHTFIATSPMHIATKLRSTLDEVIERAIYMIKRARNYTDDVEFSCEDAGRTPIADLARVVEAAISAGATTINIPDTVGYTMPFEFSSIITGLYDRVPNIDKAIISVHTHDDLGLAVGNAIAAVHAGARQVEGAMNGIGERAGNCSLEEVIMAIKVRKDIMNVRTGINHNEIWRTSQTVSQICNMPIPANKAIVGTGAFAHSSGIHQDGVLKNRENYEIMTPESIGLNQVQLNLTSRSGRAAVKHRMEEMGYKDTDYNMDHLYDAFLKLADKKGQVFDYDLEALAFINKQQEEPEHFRLDYFSVQSGSSDIATASVKLVCGEETKAEAANGNGPVDAIYQAINRITGYDVELVKYDLNAKGQGKDALGQVDIVVTYNGRRFHGVGLATDIVESSAKAMVHVLNNIWRAAEVEKELQRKAQNNENKKETV, from the coding sequence ATGAGCCAGCAAGTCATTATTTTCGATACGACCTTACGTGACGGAGAGCAAGCGTTACAGGCCAGCCTGAGCGTGAAAGAGAAGCTGCAGATTGCGATGGCCCTCGAACGGATGGGCGTTGATGTGATGGAAGTCGGTTTCCCGGTCTCATCTCCTGGCGACTTTGAGTCCGTACAAACCATCGCGCGTACCATCAAAAACAGCCGCGTCTGCGCCCTGGCTCGTTGCGTCGAAAAAGACATTGATGTGGCGGCAGAATCCTTAAAAGTCGCCGAAGCATTCCGTATTCACACCTTTATCGCCACCTCGCCGATGCACATCGCCACCAAGCTGCGTAGCACCCTGGATGAGGTCATTGAGCGCGCCATCTATATGATCAAACGCGCACGCAACTATACCGACGACGTCGAATTCTCCTGTGAAGATGCGGGTCGTACGCCGATCGCCGATCTGGCGCGCGTCGTCGAAGCCGCTATCAGCGCCGGCGCCACGACGATTAATATCCCGGACACCGTCGGCTACACCATGCCGTTCGAGTTCTCCAGTATCATTACCGGCCTGTACGATCGTGTCCCGAATATCGACAAAGCTATCATCTCTGTGCACACCCATGACGATTTAGGTCTGGCCGTGGGTAATGCGATCGCCGCGGTCCACGCCGGCGCGCGCCAGGTTGAAGGCGCCATGAACGGTATTGGCGAGCGTGCGGGCAACTGTTCGCTGGAAGAGGTGATTATGGCCATCAAGGTGCGCAAAGACATTATGAATGTCCGTACCGGCATTAATCACAATGAAATCTGGCGTACCAGCCAGACCGTCAGCCAGATTTGCAATATGCCTATTCCGGCTAACAAAGCCATCGTCGGCACCGGCGCCTTCGCCCACTCTTCCGGTATCCATCAGGACGGCGTGCTGAAGAATCGCGAAAACTACGAAATTATGACGCCGGAATCCATCGGTCTGAATCAGGTGCAGTTGAACCTGACCTCCCGCTCCGGCCGTGCGGCAGTGAAACACCGCATGGAAGAGATGGGCTACAAAGATACCGACTACAACATGGATCACCTCTACGACGCATTCCTGAAGCTGGCAGACAAAAAAGGCCAGGTCTTTGATTACGATCTGGAAGCGCTGGCGTTCATCAACAAGCAGCAGGAAGAGCCGGAACATTTCCGTCTGGATTACTTCAGCGTCCAGTCAGGCTCCAGCGATATCGCCACCGCCTCCGTAAAACTGGTCTGCGGTGAAGAGACCAAAGCGGAAGCCGCAAACGGCAACGGCCCGGTCGACGCTATTTACCAGGCAATCAACCGCATCACCGGCTATGACGTTGAGCTGGTCAAATATGACCTGAACGCCAAAGGTCAGGGCAAAGACGCGCTGGGTCAGGTAGATATCGTCGTGACCTACAATGGTCGTCGCTTCCACGGCGTCGGTCTGGCGACGGATATTGTTGAATCCTCCGCGAAAGCCATGGTTCACGTGCTGAACAATATCTGGCGCGCAGCAGAAGTCGAAAAAGAATTGCAACGCAAAGCTCAAAATAACGAGAACAAGAAGGAAACCGTGTAA
- the leuD gene encoding 3-isopropylmalate dehydratase small subunit → MAEKFTQHTGLVVPLDAANVDTDAIIPKQFLQKVTRTGFGAHLFNDWRFLDDQGQQPNPEFVLNFPEYKGASILLARENFGCGSSREHAPWALTDYGFKVVIAPSFADIFYGNSFNNQLLPVTLSDEQVDEMFSLVQANPGITFEVDLESEVVKAGDKTYSFKIDAFRRHCMLNGLDSIGLTLQHEEAISAYENQLPAFMN, encoded by the coding sequence ATGGCAGAGAAATTTACCCAACATACGGGCCTGGTGGTTCCGCTGGATGCCGCAAACGTCGATACCGATGCGATCATTCCTAAGCAGTTCCTGCAGAAAGTCACGCGCACCGGTTTTGGCGCGCATCTGTTCAACGACTGGCGTTTTCTTGATGATCAGGGACAGCAGCCGAATCCGGAATTCGTGCTGAACTTCCCGGAGTATAAAGGCGCATCGATCCTGCTGGCGCGGGAAAACTTCGGCTGCGGCTCCTCCCGTGAGCATGCGCCGTGGGCATTGACCGATTACGGTTTTAAAGTGGTCATCGCCCCCAGCTTCGCCGATATCTTTTACGGCAACAGCTTTAACAACCAGCTGCTGCCGGTGACGCTGAGCGATGAACAGGTCGACGAGATGTTCAGTCTGGTTCAGGCGAATCCGGGCATAACGTTCGAAGTGGATCTGGAATCCGAAGTGGTGAAAGCGGGCGACAAAACCTACAGCTTTAAAATCGATGCCTTCCGCCGCCACTGTATGCTCAACGGACTTGATAGCATCGGCCTGACGTTGCAGCACGAAGAGGCGATTTCAGCCTACGAAAACCAACTGCCGGCCTTTATGAACTAA
- the leuC gene encoding 3-isopropylmalate dehydratase large subunit → MAKTLYEKLFDAHVVYEAQNETPLLYIDRHLVHEVTSPQAFDGLRAHNRQVRQPGKTFATMDHNVSTQTKDINASGEMARIQMQELIKNCKEFGVELYDLNHPYQGIVHVMGPEQGVTLPGMTIVCGDSHTATHGAFGALAFGIGTSEVEHVLATQTLKQGRAKTMKIEVKGKAAPGITAKDIVLAIIGKTGSAGGTGHVVEFCGEAIRDLSMEGRMTLCNMAIEMGAKAGLVAPDETTFNYVQGRLHAPKGQDFDAAVAYWKTLKTDADAAFDTVVTLQAEEIAPQVTWGTNPGQVISVNERIPDPASFADPVERASAEKALAYMGLKPGIPLTDVAIDKVFIGSCTNSRIEDLRAAAKVAKGRKVAPGVQALVVPGSGPVKAQAEAEGLDKIFIEAGFEWRLPGCSMCLAMNNDRLNPGERCASTSNRNFEGRQGRGGRTHLVSPAMAAAAAVTGHFADIRDIK, encoded by the coding sequence ATGGCGAAGACCTTATACGAGAAGTTGTTTGATGCGCATGTTGTTTATGAAGCGCAAAATGAAACCCCGCTGCTGTACATCGACCGTCATCTGGTGCATGAAGTGACCTCCCCGCAGGCCTTTGACGGCCTGCGCGCGCACAACCGTCAGGTTCGTCAGCCGGGTAAAACCTTCGCCACCATGGACCATAACGTTTCCACCCAGACGAAAGATATCAACGCGTCCGGCGAAATGGCGCGCATTCAGATGCAGGAACTGATCAAAAACTGCAAAGAGTTCGGCGTTGAGCTGTACGATCTGAATCACCCGTATCAAGGGATCGTCCACGTGATGGGGCCGGAACAGGGCGTCACTCTGCCGGGAATGACCATCGTCTGCGGCGATTCTCACACCGCGACTCACGGCGCCTTTGGCGCACTGGCTTTTGGCATCGGCACCTCCGAAGTTGAGCACGTCCTGGCGACTCAGACCCTGAAGCAGGGCCGTGCCAAAACCATGAAGATTGAAGTGAAGGGCAAAGCGGCGCCGGGCATCACCGCCAAAGATATCGTGCTGGCCATCATTGGCAAAACCGGTAGCGCCGGCGGCACCGGCCACGTAGTGGAGTTCTGCGGTGAAGCCATTCGCGATCTGAGCATGGAAGGTCGTATGACGCTGTGCAATATGGCCATCGAAATGGGCGCGAAAGCAGGCCTGGTTGCGCCGGATGAAACCACGTTTAACTATGTGCAGGGCCGTTTGCATGCGCCAAAAGGCCAGGACTTCGACGCTGCCGTTGCCTACTGGAAAACCCTGAAAACCGACGCTGACGCGGCCTTCGATACCGTCGTAACCCTGCAGGCTGAAGAGATTGCCCCGCAGGTGACCTGGGGCACGAACCCGGGCCAGGTCATCTCCGTTAACGAGAGGATCCCCGACCCGGCCTCTTTCGCCGATCCGGTAGAGCGAGCGAGCGCAGAAAAAGCGCTGGCCTATATGGGCCTGAAGCCAGGTATCCCGTTAACCGACGTAGCTATCGATAAGGTGTTCATCGGCTCCTGTACCAACTCGCGTATTGAAGATTTGCGCGCCGCGGCCAAAGTCGCGAAAGGCCGCAAAGTCGCACCGGGCGTGCAGGCATTAGTGGTCCCGGGTTCTGGCCCGGTGAAAGCTCAGGCGGAAGCTGAAGGGCTGGATAAGATCTTTATCGAAGCTGGTTTTGAATGGCGACTGCCGGGCTGCTCTATGTGCCTGGCCATGAACAACGATCGCCTGAATCCTGGCGAACGCTGCGCATCAACCAGCAACCGTAACTTTGAAGGCCGTCAGGGCCGCGGCGGACGTACTCACTTAGTCAGCCCGGCTATGGCCGCTGCGGCAGCCGTGACCGGCCATTTCGCCGATATCCGCGACATCAAATAA
- the leuO gene encoding transcriptional regulator LeuO → MVEPGMIIENAEMTLPSGEDVSKPQLRTVDLNLLTVFDAVMQEQNITRAAHSLGMSQPAVSNAVARLKVMFNDELFVRYGRGIQPTARAFQLFGSVRQALQLVQNELPGAGFEPIHSERIFNLCICSPLDNYLTSIIFNKVNEVAPNIHLIFKASLNQNTEHQLRYQEIEFVVGYEEFRRPEFACVPLFKDEMILVASSRHPRISGPVMEADIYREEHAVVALDRYASFSLPWYSSVNKQTQIAYQGNAMVSVLNVVSQTHMVAIAPRWLASEYAERLNLQLLPLPLKVNSRTCYLSWHEAAGKDRGHQWMEELLVRICQR, encoded by the coding sequence ATGGTGGAGCCGGGTATGATAATTGAAAATGCTGAGATGACACTCCCCTCCGGCGAGGATGTCAGCAAACCTCAGCTCAGAACGGTCGATCTTAATCTGCTTACCGTTTTTGATGCGGTAATGCAGGAGCAAAATATAACGCGGGCGGCGCATTCTCTGGGGATGTCTCAGCCTGCGGTGAGTAATGCCGTAGCGCGGCTGAAAGTGATGTTTAATGATGAGCTGTTTGTCCGTTATGGCCGGGGTATTCAGCCGACGGCTCGCGCATTTCAGCTATTTGGCTCAGTACGCCAGGCATTGCAACTGGTGCAAAATGAGCTACCGGGAGCCGGTTTTGAACCAATACACAGCGAGCGCATATTTAATCTCTGCATCTGTAGCCCGTTAGATAACTATCTTACTTCGATTATATTTAACAAAGTTAACGAAGTGGCGCCGAATATTCATTTAATTTTTAAAGCATCGCTTAATCAAAACACCGAACATCAATTACGTTATCAAGAAATAGAGTTTGTGGTTGGTTATGAGGAGTTTCGCCGCCCCGAGTTTGCCTGTGTGCCCTTGTTTAAAGATGAAATGATATTAGTGGCCAGCAGTAGACACCCGCGTATTTCCGGGCCAGTGATGGAAGCGGATATTTATCGTGAAGAACATGCGGTTGTGGCTTTGGATCGCTATGCTTCGTTCAGCCTGCCCTGGTATAGCTCTGTCAATAAGCAGACGCAAATTGCGTATCAAGGGAATGCCATGGTCAGCGTACTCAATGTGGTATCGCAAACTCACATGGTCGCCATTGCCCCGCGCTGGCTGGCGAGCGAGTATGCAGAAAGGCTGAACCTGCAATTATTGCCGTTACCGCTAAAAGTAAATAGCCGTACCTGCTATCTTTCCTGGCATGAGGCTGCCGGAAAAGACCGCGGTCATCAGTGGATGGAAGAGCTGCTGGTACGTATTTGCCAGCGCTAA
- the leuL gene encoding leu operon leader peptide: MIRTTRFTGLLLLNASTMRGRLLGDVQR; encoded by the coding sequence ATGATTCGCACCACTCGTTTCACCGGCCTACTACTACTAAACGCATCCACTATGCGCGGTAGGCTGTTGGGCGACGTTCAGCGTTAA
- the ilvI gene encoding acetolactate synthase 3 large subunit — translation MEMLSGAEMVVQSLVDQGVKQVFGYPGGAVLDIYDALHTLGGIDHILVRHEQAAVHMADGLARATGEVGVVLVTSGPGATNAITGIATAYMDSVPLVILSGQVATSLIGYDAFQECDMVGISRPVVKHSFLVKQTEDIPGVLKKAFWLAASGRPGPVVVDLPKDILNPANKLPYAWPDTVSMRSYNPTTSGHKGQIKRALQTLVAAKHPVVYVGGGAINAGCEQQLRTLVEKLNLPVASSLMGLGAFPATHSQALGMLGMHGTYEANMTMHHSDVIFAVGVRFDDRTTNNLAKYCPNATVLHIDIDPTSISKTVPADVPIVGDARLVLDQMLDLLEQEEVQQPHDEIRDWWQQIEQWRARHCLQYDTQSGKIKPQAVIETIWRLTNGDAYVTSDVGQHQMFAALYYPFDKPRRWINSGGLGTMGFGLPAALGVKMALPEEMVVCVTGDGSIQMNIQELSTALQYELPVLVLNLNNRYLGMVKQWQDMIYSGRHSQSYMESLPDFVRLAEAYGHVGIRISEPQELESKLAEALEQVRNHRLVFVDVTVDGSEHVYPMQIRGGGMDEMWLSKTERT, via the coding sequence ATGGAGATGTTGTCAGGAGCCGAGATGGTCGTCCAATCGCTTGTCGATCAGGGCGTCAAGCAAGTATTCGGCTATCCCGGAGGCGCGGTCCTCGATATCTATGATGCGTTGCATACCCTGGGGGGTATCGACCATATTCTGGTGCGCCATGAGCAGGCGGCGGTGCATATGGCGGACGGCCTTGCCCGCGCGACCGGCGAAGTGGGGGTTGTGCTGGTGACTTCGGGGCCGGGCGCGACGAATGCCATTACCGGTATCGCAACGGCATACATGGATTCTGTTCCGCTGGTGATTCTCTCCGGGCAGGTCGCGACTTCCCTGATCGGTTATGACGCCTTCCAGGAGTGCGATATGGTCGGTATCTCCCGGCCGGTGGTGAAACACAGTTTCCTGGTCAAGCAGACGGAAGATATTCCCGGCGTGCTGAAAAAAGCGTTCTGGCTGGCCGCCAGCGGGCGTCCAGGTCCGGTGGTCGTTGATTTACCAAAGGATATCCTCAATCCGGCGAACAAACTGCCGTACGCGTGGCCGGATACCGTCAGTATGCGTTCTTACAACCCGACAACCAGTGGTCATAAAGGACAAATTAAACGCGCTCTGCAGACGCTGGTGGCGGCAAAACATCCGGTTGTCTACGTCGGCGGCGGGGCGATTAACGCCGGATGTGAACAACAGCTGCGTACCCTGGTGGAAAAACTGAATCTGCCGGTGGCTTCGTCGCTGATGGGGCTCGGCGCGTTTCCGGCCACCCATTCCCAGGCTTTAGGAATGCTGGGGATGCATGGAACGTATGAAGCCAACATGACGATGCATCACTCCGATGTCATCTTTGCCGTCGGCGTGCGTTTTGACGATCGCACAACCAACAATCTGGCGAAGTACTGCCCGAATGCGACGGTGCTGCATATTGATATCGATCCGACCTCCATTTCGAAGACGGTCCCGGCTGATGTGCCGATCGTCGGCGACGCCCGTCTGGTGCTGGATCAGATGCTCGATCTCCTGGAGCAGGAAGAGGTGCAGCAGCCGCACGATGAGATCCGCGACTGGTGGCAGCAGATCGAGCAATGGCGCGCGCGCCACTGCCTGCAATACGATACGCAAAGCGGCAAGATCAAACCCCAGGCCGTCATCGAGACCATCTGGCGGCTGACCAACGGCGACGCTTACGTGACCTCCGATGTCGGTCAGCACCAGATGTTTGCCGCCCTTTACTATCCTTTCGACAAGCCAAGGCGGTGGATTAACTCAGGCGGCCTCGGCACGATGGGCTTCGGTTTGCCCGCCGCTCTCGGCGTGAAGATGGCGCTGCCGGAAGAGATGGTCGTTTGTGTGACCGGCGATGGCAGTATCCAGATGAATATTCAGGAGCTTTCCACTGCTTTACAGTATGAGCTGCCGGTGCTGGTGTTGAACCTGAACAACCGCTACCTCGGGATGGTGAAGCAGTGGCAGGATATGATCTATTCTGGTCGCCATTCACAATCTTATATGGAGTCCTTACCGGATTTCGTCCGGCTTGCGGAAGCTTACGGGCACGTAGGGATTCGCATCAGCGAACCGCAGGAGCTGGAGTCTAAGCTGGCCGAAGCGCTGGAGCAGGTGCGTAATCATCGTCTGGTCTTCGTTGATGTGACGGTGGACGGCAGCGAGCATGTGTATCCCATGCAGATCCGCGGCGGCGGCATGGATGAGATGTGGTTGAGCAAAACGGAGAGAACCTGA